AAGAATCTCTACAGAAAGGATTCCGAAGTTGTTCTTCAAAACCACCAGGCGGTCCTTACCTATAAAATCAATTCCCAGAAGATGGGAGTGTTTTGTCCTTTCCAATTTTCCTTCTCTGAAGAAATACAACCTTGTTTCAGACACTTCTCTTTCGAAAACGAGAAGTGCTATTTCATTCTCGAAAACCGAAAAATCAAGAATCTCCATGGTTGAATTGAGAATTTCGGCCCCTTCCCTGTACAGGGAGTAACATCTCATCTCTCTATCGTAAGAGAGATAGTACAATCCGCCTGAATAATTCTTTGGTCTGAAGTGACTGACAAATTCTCCAATTTTCTGAGAAAATCTGCTAATAGACGGAGATTCAACTTCCATCCATCTACGAGTTTGAATGTCTATGAACTCTGCCTTCAATTCGTCATAGCTCTTTTCATAAACGGTTCTGAAAGCGACTTCAACTCCGGCGAATCCAAGAATCCCCGACTTTATCCTGACCAATTCCTGAATGCTTTCAAAGCCATAGGTCTCATATAGAAATGTCAGGAATGCATAGCCGTAATTGTAATAGGCCTCTCCCCCGATGCCACTGTGACCAGATATTACGGTCTCCTCGAGAAAGGGATCCTCTCTGTCAAGTTGATCCCAAAGAAAAGGCAAGCGTCTGTAATCGTACTCATAAAGGTCTCCAATAAGCTCGCTCCCTAACTGAGCAAAGCCTTCGGTGAACCACATGGGCTGAAGGGCGTTAGGAAGGTAAAGTCTTGAGAAATAATTTCGCAGAAAGTTTCCTACTTGAGTCGTTGCGGTCATCTGAAATAAATGACTAAGTTCGTGAGTGATTACTTCTTCTAACCAGAAACCGTCATTTCTGTAGGGATAGTCGAGACCGATCGTCATTATGTAGATTGATTCCAGGATTGGATTTGCCAGACCGTTTGACCGATCCTCGTAGCCTCCGATCAATATTGAGATCTTATCTTTGAAAGGGTTCCCGAATAATTCGCTCAAGCTGTGGAAGGTGTTTTCTGCAATCTCTTCAATTTGGGAAACCGAGCCGGCTACTTCGTTATGGTATATGTAAACAAAGTGCTCTGATTCATACTTAAACCAGTCCAGATCTCTGAATGAGTATCCACTGACGATGATCGAAATCAGCAGAATAAAAAACAGAAAATACCTTCTGAACAAAGCAACACCGCCTTCTTGAAAAGAAGATCAATACTATTATAGACTATGCAAAGGCGACAAAGTTCTAAGGTAGGCGGTTGCTCCGCCGCAGTGCTATTATTGGTTGAGGTGCTTTATGGCAGAGATAGAAAGAGACAGGCTTTTGGCATATTTTGCGGGAATTGGTTCTTCAGTTATCTTTGGTCTTTCCTTTCTATTTACGAAGAACGCACTTGAATATACAAACCCCATGTACTTTCTTTCGTACAGGTTTTCCGTTGCCTTTCTGACTATATCATTGTTCAGATTGTTTGGAATCGTTAGGGTCAGACCCTACAGAGCGGTCTTCAAAGATCTGCTTCTTCTCAGCCTTGTTCAGCCAGTAATGTACTTCATCTTCGAAAATGTCGGGGTCTCCTTGTCAACTTCATCAGAAGCCGGAATACTCCTTTCGACAATTCCAATATTCGTTCTTATTTTCGCCAGGGTATTTCTTAAGGAGAGACTTGCCGCTCCACAGATAATCTCAGTCTTGACTGCACTATTTGGAATAATTTTGATAACCGCCGGAAAGGGTATTTCATCAGGAAGCAGTCCGCTGGGACCTATCATTTTGATAGGCAGCACAATCTCTGCAGCCTTCTATAACATTCTCTCGAGAAAAGCCTCTGTCAAGTTTAGATCATGGGAGATTACATATCATAT
This Mesotoga infera DNA region includes the following protein-coding sequences:
- a CDS encoding DMT family transporter gives rise to the protein MAEIERDRLLAYFAGIGSSVIFGLSFLFTKNALEYTNPMYFLSYRFSVAFLTISLFRLFGIVRVRPYRAVFKDLLLLSLVQPVMYFIFENVGVSLSTSSEAGILLSTIPIFVLIFARVFLKERLAAPQIISVLTALFGIILITAGKGISSGSSPLGPIILIGSTISAAFYNILSRKASVKFRSWEITYHMMTMGFISFTVIAVILSLSRGEFLFYIGGIAQPRVAIAALYLGTLSSVGAFFLINFMLSKLQASRSTVFVYLSTVVSLLAGVVFRGERFGSVQILGVSFILFGVWGANAMTRKRIKEEFK